A window of the Nocardia sp. NBC_01329 genome harbors these coding sequences:
- a CDS encoding WXG100-like domain-containing protein: MSIHIPTEVVLFLNAMGIPYPDVDVDQVRELSRTVREFAGDVRETYDGASGAVKDLGSAMSGNSYQAILVGWAHHKEKMAELDSAFGVTAQVLDVAADVIEAIQIAVLIELAALVASYTVAVLSPIGPAAGPLLASAASRILKAMAQVLVWYIAAEVMIKAIEPLLKKFDEFLRDALRPPPLPTTASESSLYIDPEEVNRYVAILENHADDLVSHGEKFGEKLNGFDFETPGLTVQRAEWPDPSEVAPAVDAGLNDQPMSTSPVPSPGSDSETSRPTVGELSESQETGQPTPGASSAKGTEAGSSGPGDGHAEGSAGSRGGASPTTDSGRPAAVAPESMPLDGPGSALSATGNPAERIQSSGHDGNSAGSPQSAHSLERPESAAAQHQGGATAATSTPGTDQWTPSASPAQSQATSAANGQRPADATTGKTQGAGRAGADSKPGDQRPSGRKASQTPWSRGRKKVARVAPTAKPSDEKVPAVSAGETGNRGGEPHQAVPPISDNPPHTGPQVFVPDTAPPPTESSSVETPETEQVHSVLAEPSPKEGEPAAGESRSRTS; this comes from the coding sequence TTGAGTATCCACATACCGACCGAGGTCGTGCTCTTTCTCAACGCGATGGGGATCCCGTACCCCGATGTCGACGTGGACCAGGTCCGCGAGCTGAGCCGGACCGTCCGTGAATTCGCCGGCGACGTCCGGGAAACCTATGACGGGGCGTCCGGCGCTGTGAAAGACCTGGGATCGGCCATGTCCGGGAACTCCTACCAGGCGATTCTGGTGGGGTGGGCCCACCACAAGGAGAAGATGGCGGAACTGGATTCCGCATTCGGCGTGACAGCACAGGTGCTCGATGTGGCGGCGGATGTCATCGAGGCGATACAGATCGCGGTCCTGATCGAACTCGCCGCGCTCGTCGCAAGCTATACGGTGGCCGTCCTCAGTCCGATCGGCCCGGCTGCCGGCCCATTGCTGGCTTCCGCCGCGAGCCGGATTCTCAAGGCGATGGCACAGGTCTTGGTGTGGTACATCGCGGCTGAGGTGATGATCAAAGCGATCGAACCGCTCCTGAAGAAGTTCGACGAATTCCTCCGAGATGCACTCCGCCCGCCTCCCTTGCCCACCACCGCCTCCGAGTCGAGTCTGTACATCGACCCCGAGGAAGTGAACCGATACGTCGCGATATTGGAGAACCATGCCGACGACCTGGTCTCCCATGGCGAGAAATTCGGAGAGAAGCTGAACGGCTTCGACTTCGAGACTCCCGGATTGACTGTCCAGCGCGCCGAGTGGCCGGACCCGTCCGAAGTGGCACCGGCGGTGGACGCAGGCCTGAACGATCAACCGATGAGCACATCTCCGGTCCCGTCGCCGGGGAGCGACTCGGAAACGAGTCGACCGACTGTCGGGGAATTGTCGGAGAGCCAGGAGACGGGACAACCGACTCCCGGAGCGTCGTCCGCAAAGGGGACGGAGGCCGGTTCCTCCGGCCCCGGCGACGGTCATGCGGAGGGCAGTGCCGGATCCCGTGGTGGCGCGTCTCCAACCACCGATTCGGGCCGGCCGGCCGCCGTCGCACCGGAATCGATGCCGCTGGATGGACCGGGCTCTGCTCTTTCCGCGACCGGCAACCCCGCGGAGCGAATTCAGTCCTCCGGACACGATGGGAATTCGGCAGGAAGCCCACAAAGCGCTCACAGCCTGGAGCGACCCGAATCGGCGGCGGCCCAACACCAGGGCGGCGCTACGGCCGCAACATCGACTCCGGGAACCGACCAGTGGACTCCCTCGGCATCGCCGGCCCAGTCGCAGGCGACATCCGCCGCGAACGGCCAGCGCCCCGCAGACGCCACGACAGGTAAGACGCAGGGTGCCGGTCGAGCCGGGGCCGACTCGAAACCGGGCGATCAGCGACCCTCCGGACGTAAGGCATCGCAAACACCCTGGTCGCGTGGCCGCAAAAAGGTGGCACGTGTCGCACCCACCGCGAAACCCTCCGATGAGAAAGTTCCGGCGGTATCGGCCGGAGAAACCGGCAACCGTGGTGGTGAACCGCACCAAGCGGTGCCGCCGATATCCGATAACCCCCCGCACACCGGCCCGCAGGTGTTCGTACCGGATACCGCGCCGCCCCCCACCGAATCGTCGAGCGTCGAGACACCAGAAACCGAGCAGGTCCACAGTGTTCTTGCCGAACCCTCACCGAAGGAAGGAGAGCCGGCTGCCGGCGAAAGTCGCTCTCGGACAAGCTAG